A single genomic interval of Lucilia cuprina isolate Lc7/37 chromosome 2, ASM2204524v1, whole genome shotgun sequence harbors:
- the LOC111688722 gene encoding serine protease inhibitor 77Ba-like, with protein MLIYNKVLTSICLLLQLLTHIKAQGPPIFATQSSAGNAVKMNTNRLGLQDSVQISQGAEKFSLEFLKQISDAHTSVPNRSYMVSPFAVWSLLLLLTEGAGGNTLTELRNTLHTGNDQNAVRAAYHIISRYLTVNTTTIEVASFNALFTNINKPVSRDYEDIIERDYASALIPVNFDDVNNTFTKINRDIREATRGLIPYTVTPQDFQDANILMVSSLYFKGKWKYPFEVKNTRPLPFYDEDGKLLGDVQMMTQMGLFTYVNVKELEAHVLELPYGKENRLSMLIILPKIGVKLNKIVNNLANVGVKEIHRQLNVAAQYYDDDDDKPEVEVFIPKFTTESHFTLSPILRNMGIHDLFDSARANLDKIARDNYVSSIFHATRIIVNEEGTEAGAVTTAVLVNKASPTRFYVDRPFAYLIVEKTANVLLFAGEVKSNV; from the exons atgttaatttataacaaaG TTTTAACCTCAATATGTTTACTCCTACAACTGCTTACACACATCAAGGCACAAGGACCTCCTATATTTGCCACTCAATCCTCAGCGGGTAATGCAGTTAAAATGAATACAAATAGACTAGGACTTCAGGATTCAGTGCAAATATCACAGGGTGCTGAGAAATTTTCTCttgaatttctaaaacaaatatcTGATGCTCATACCTCAGTGCCGAACCGTAGTTATATGGTATCACCATTTGCTGTATGGTCTCTATTGCTACTACTAACCGAAGGAGCTGGTGGTAATACTTTAACAGAATTACGCAATACATTACATACTGGTAATGATCAGAATGCTGTGAGGGCAGCTTATCATATAATATCACGTTATTTGAC TGTTAATACCACCACCATTGAAGTGGCCTCCTTTAATGCTTTATTCACTAATATCAATAAACCAGTTAGTCGTGATTATGAGGATATTATTGAACGTGATTATGCCTCTGCTTTGATTCCCGTCAATTTTGATGATGTTAATAATACATTCACTAAGATTAATCGTGATATTAGAGAGGCTACTCGGGGTCTAATACCGTATACGGTGACACCACAAGATTTTCAAGATGCTAATATATTAATGGTTTCATCGCTGTACTTTAAGGGTAAATGGAAG tatccCTTTGAAGTGAAAAATACACGTCCTTTACCATTCTACGATGAAGATGGCAAACTTTTGGGCGATGTACAAATGATGACACAAATGGGTCTCTTTACCTATGTCAATGTAAAAGAGTTGGAAGCTCATGTACTTGAGTTACCTTATGGCAAAGAAAATCGTTTGTCTATGTTAATTATACtaccaaaaatag GTGTCAAACTAAACAAGATTGTCAATAATTTAGCAAATGTTGGTGTAAAAGAAATTCACCGACAACTAAACGTAGCTGCTCAATActatgacgatgatgatgacaaaCCTGAGGTAGAAGTATTTATTCCCAAATTCACAACAGAATCACACTTTACATTGAGTCCTATTTTAAGAAAt atGGGTATTCATGATCTATTTGATTCCGCTAGAGCAAATTTGGATAAAATAGCCAGAGATAATTATGTTTCCAGCATTTTCCATGCCACGCGTATTATTGTCAATGAGGAGGGCACGGAAGCTGGTGCCGTAACTACAGCTGTTTTGGTTAATAAGGCCTCACCTACTCGTTTCTATGTTGATCGTCCATTTGCCTATTTGATTGTGGAGAAGACAGCTAATGTTTTATTATTCGCCGGCGAAGTCAAATCTAATGTTTAA